In Novipirellula artificiosorum, the genomic window TTTCAGTTTTTCGAGGCCGGGCGGCGTGGACCGGCAACCCGTCCCTCCTATTTCGTAGGCGATCCCGTTTCCTTCGCCCCCACACCGACCGCAAAAATCGTCAAACCAGACGGTTCGACTTTCGATTTCGCCTCGACATCAACGGCGGAACAGATCGACCGGCCTGGGGTTTATCAATACGTCGATGGCGACGACCGTCACCGGTTTGCCGTCAACCTGGACCCGGCCGAAAGTCAAACCGATCCGATGGACTTCGATTCGCTGCAACGGTTCGGTGTCGTGACAGGCAAGACGACGTCGGTAGCGGAAGCGGAAACCCATGCACGTCAACTACGTGACGTGGAACTCGAAAAAAGCCAAAAGGTTTGGCAATGGCTCATTTTAGCGGCGTTAGCGTTGATTGCCGCCGAAACCCTCTACAGCGGTCGCAGAAAAGGATTGGCTCATGAGTGATGCACTACGCCATCGGATCGACCAAGTCACCGACCGATTTCGCAAACGCTGTTTTGGCTGGTCAGCCGCGGTGATTGCGATGGCCGTTGCTGTGGTCGGCGCAATGCTTTTACCCGCTGCGCGTTCGGGACAAATTTCAGGTTCAAACTCGGCGATCGCCTTGGCCGCCATTGGCATGCTTGGACTCTTGCTGGCCTACGTTTTGTCAAGACGCAGTTATACAAACGAGCGTGGCATTGCCACGCGAATCGAAAATCAGTTTCCCAGCCTGCAGCAGCGCTTGCTAACCGCGGTGACCCTAGCGAACCAAACCGAGCCACTCGGTTTTCTGCAACGGCAAGTCGTTCGCGAAGCCTACGACCACTCTCGAATCTATCGCTGGCCCGACACCGTGCCAAGCGGTCAATTGGTCATGAGCCGGCTGTTAGGTGCCAGTGCGACCGTGATGATGGGGGCCGTGCTCGCGACCCTTTTCATTTCGCAAGGGTTGACCCGCGACGCCGGAGCCAGTTCCAAACGCATCATGCCTCTCAACGTGACCGTCGAACCTGGAAATACGGAAATTGAACGCGGCAGCAGCTTGGTCATTACGGCGCGATTCGAGGGGCTACGGTCCGGCGCTGAACGAGGTTCGAGTGGAAAAGGTCAGAGTAGACAGGGCGATGAGGTCGCTCCAACCGATGGCGAGCTGTTGTTGACCGCAAAGGACGGCACCCAACGGCGGCTAACGATGACTCAAAACTTAAACGATCCGATCTTAGCGGCATTCATCGCTGCGGTGGATGCACCGCTTGATTATCGGATCACCACGCCTGTTTGGACAAGCGACACCTATTCGGTCGATGTCTTCGATTTCCCCGCCGTGCTGAGAAGTGATGCTGATTTGGAGTTTCCTGATTACACGGGGTTGCCCGCGAGGCACATTGAAGACACCGTCCGAGTCGCTGCGGTGGAAGGAACCCAATTGACCTGGACCTGCTTCTTGAACAAGTCGGTTCGCACCGCTGAACTGATTGCAGAAGACGGAGTGACGTTACCTCTGGTAGCAACGGAGGACACGACCAATACGTGGTCGGTGGGGTTCACCATGGATGAAACACGCCGATTCAAGGTGCGGCTGATTGACGATGCTGGCCGCGAAAACAAGTACCCTCCGCAATGGGTTGCTACCGTTTTGCCCAACCAGGCCCCCGAACTCAAACTAAAGCAAGCAGGCGATGCAACGGTGTCGCCGCTCGAAGAGTTTCCGATCGTCGTCGAAACCAGCGATGACTTTGGTGTTCAGCGGGCCGGACTTTCCTATACGTTTGCGGGGCAAAACGAAGAGATCATTTTAAAACGCGATGTCCCGCGCGGCGCGACCGAAACAATCGAACACCTCGTTGAATTCGAAAAGCTGAAAGCAGAACCCGATCAATTGTTTGCCTATCATTTTTGGGCCGAAGATATCGGACCGGATGGACAGCCACGCAGGACACAAAGCGATATGTACTTTGCCGAAGTACGCCCGTTCGAACAAATTTTTCGTGAAGGAGAACCACCACCCAATGGTCCGCCATCGGCGCAGCAAAGCCCCAATGGCCAGGAGGCGGAAGAATTGGCGGAACTTCAAAAAGAAGTCATGAATGCGACTTGGCGAGTGATCCGCGACGAAACCGAGAATCAACTTGGCGAGGGGGCGGGCGAGAGTGTTGCCTTATTGGTCGAGGGACAACGCGAAGCACTCGGATTGCTGGAAGATTTGGCTTCCAAGCTTAGCGATGCCAAATCGATCGCGATCGCCGACAGCATTCGAAGCCAGATGAGTGAGGCGGTTACGCAATTGGAGATTGCGCTGGGGGACAACAAGACTTCACCCTTGCAACAAGCATTGTCAGCAGAACAAGCAAGCTATTCGGGGCTCTTGAAGTTGCGAGCTCGAGAGTTTGAGGTGACGCGTTCTCAAAGACAAAACCAGAGCAGCAGTTCAAGCGCCTCGCAGAAAAGACGCCAACAGCAACTGGATGATCTTGAGTTAGAGCAAAATGAAAATCGTTATGAAACGCAAAACCAGGCCGAAGCGAACGATCCTCAAGAGCAAGCCGAACGCGAGAACCGCCAAATCCTAAGTCGGCTCAAGGAACTGGCTCGCCGACAAGAGGACTTGAACGAGCAATTGGCTCAGCTGCAATCGGCACTCGAGCAAGCCAAGACTCCTGAGCAGAAAGAGCAGGTCCAACGACAGTTGCAACGACTTCGAGAACAGCAACAAGACATGCTGCGGGAAACGGATGAGTTGTCGGAACGGATGCAGCAACCCGAAAATCAAGCAGCGATGCAGCAAGCCAATCAGCAATTGCAAGAAACTCGAGAAAACGTTCGCCAAGCTGCTGAAGCCCTTGAGCAAAACGACGCATCCAAGGCACTCACCTCGGGCAAGCGAGCGGAACGCGAGTTCGAGCAAATGCGAGATGAATTTCGCCGTCAATCCGCTGGTCAATTCAATGATGCGGTTCGACAAATGCGCGATCAGGTTCAGCAGTTGGACGAGAAACAACGTGCCTTGTCAGAGGCCATGACCGAATCGGAACAGCAACCCACGCCGGGACTGCGTGAAGGGGAGAGCCGTCAAGAAATCGAAGCGAAGATCGCGGAACAACGAAAGAGGTTGTCGGAGCTGCAGCAGCAAATGCAGACAACGGTCGAAGAAGCCGAGGACGCCGAGCCGCTATTGGCCGAAAAGTTGTACGATTCGTTCCGACAATCGGAACAGCGGCAAATCGACCGGCGTTTGGGACAAACCAACGAACTGCTGAGACGAGGCTACGCCGCACAAGCTCAAGAGACGGAACAGATGGCCGCAGAAGGGATTGAGGGCCTACGTGAGGATCTTGAAGCCGCAGCCACCGCCGTGCTCGGCGACGAGACCGAAGGGCTCCGGCGGTCGCTCGGAGAATTGGAACAGCTGACCCGAGATTTGGAAAAGGAAATGGAATCCGCACGGTCTTCGCCATCCAATGACCCGTCCAACCCAAATCCTCAATCGAACCAAGCCGACGAGCCCCAGCAAGGGCGTTCACCGCAGCAGGGATCGAGTGGGGAAAGCGGGGAAAGGAGTGAAGACGATTCTCAATCGACCGAGTCGCAGAATGCTGGGCAGTCCCAAGGTGACCCGCGAAGCGAAGGGGATCAGCGCCCCCCGACGACACCTGGAAATGGTCCATCCCAACAACCCGGCGACGGTTCGCAGCCCAGCGATGGGGGCCAACCGACCTCAGAACGACAACAACAGCAACAATCCCAATCGCAACAATCGGGAACGCGTAGCGGGGGGCTAAGCCAGTTCGCGGCCGATAGCCCGAATGAATCGGCCAGTGGATCCCCACTGACCGGTGATGGCTTTCGCGAATGGACGGACCGCTTGCGTGATGTCGAAGAAATGCTTGATTCACCGGAACTTCGTTCGCGTGCAAACCGCATTCGCGATCGGGCGCGTGACGTGCGGGTCGATCTACAACGCAAATCGAAGAATCCTCAATGGGATCTTGTCGACGAAATGATTGCCGAGCCGCTTCGAGAACTTCGCCGTGATGTTCAAGAGGAACTGATGCGTCGTTCTGCGGAAAAGAACTCGCTCGTCCCAATCGATCGCGACCCTGTACCGGACCAGTATTCGGATGCTGTTCGCCGCTATTACGAAAACTTGGGGAGTGGTCGCTAGTGATGATCGCGACGATCGAAATGCTTGCCGATATCTTTTGGGGGTCGGCCGATTGGATGATTCCGGTCATCGGCGTCGCCGTCGTCTTGACCGCGTTAACGATCTGGAACTACTCACGGAATCGACCTGTCGGCGTGGTCGGAATGCTCGCGGCGATTTCCAAAATTCTCGCCATCGCTTTGATCGCGGTTTGTCTACTCGAGCCGATGCAAAATGGGACTCGGCCTCGTCCGAAGTCGAACGTCTTTCCAATCATCGTCGACAACAGTCAAAGCATGCAGTTGAAACCCAATGATGCTTCGGAGAGTCGCGGCGAACGCGCTCAGCGTTTATTGACCAGCGGCAACACCTGGGTCGACCGACTAGAACAAGACTTCGATGTTCGACGTTACTCGTTCGATTCACGTCTGAAGAGCATCTCGTCGGGTTCGTTCGATTTGCCACTCGATGGCTATGCGACGTCACTCTCAGCCAGCATCGAGGCATTGGGGCTTCGATTTGCGTCTCGTCCGGTTGGCGGCGTCTTGCTTTTTACGGACGGCAACGTCACCGACACACCGACGGCCGATTTTGATTGGTCCAAGTTAGGATTTCCCGTCTATCCGGTACTTCCCCGTCGAGAAAGCGACATCCGCGATGTCCGCATTACGGATGTCAGCGTCAGGCAAACGGATTTCGAATCGGCGCCGATGACATTGCGTGTTCAAGTGGAAAGCGTCGCGATGGGAAGCACGCAACTGATCGTCCAACTTCGTGAAATCGGCTCTGGGACGCTGATCGAGGAACAATCGGTTGTCCCCGAGGCGTCGGGACAACCGGTCGAAGTGACGTTTCGATTTCGTCCAAAATCCAGCGGTGTCCTGTTCTATCGCGCCGTTGTCTTTACCGAAGCAGACCGTGAAGCGGTCGAAGCGACGACCGCAACGTCGCTGCCGCGGACAACGACCGAAGCGACGCTTGTCAACAATGAGCGGATCATTACCGTTGATCGAAAATCAGGGCCTTACCGTATTCTGTATGTTGCTGGGCGACCGAATTGGGAGTTCAAATTCCTGCGCCGGGCGCTATCGGAGGATGCAGAAATTCAGTTGGTCGGGTTAATGCGAATCGCTAAGAAAGAGCTCAAGTTTAGTTTTCGCGATCAGGGTGTCTCTCGTAGCAACCCGTTGTTCCAAGGACTGGGGGACGACCAAGAGGAAATCGCTGAGCAGTATGACGAAGCGGTGATGATCCGTTTGGGAGTCAAGGAATCCGAGGAGTTGAGTGATGGTTTTCCTGAAGCTGCCGATGAGCTGTTCGCGTATCAGGCGGTGATTTTGGATGACATTGAGTCCGATTTCTTTTCTCAGGATCAATTGCTGTTGCTGCGGGAGTTCGTCGGATCACGCGGCGGTGGGTTGTTGATGCTCGGCGGTCAAGAGTCCTTCGCCGGAAAAGCGTTTGCAGATAGCCCGCTTGGCGATTTGTCGGCGGTCTACGCGGCGCGCGGTGACAACGAAAGTCGTCCAGGAGCCTACCGTATCGAAATCACTCGCGAGGGGATGCTGCAACCTTGGGTACGACTGCGTGACAAGGAAGAGGCAGAACAGGATCGGCTCAAAGCGATGCCCCCCTTCACGACGCTCAATGCTGTTGGTGATCCGAAACCGGGTGCCTCCACGTTAGCAGTGGTTCCGCTGGCTGGCCGGAAATCGGCGCCGGCACTTGTCACCCAACGTTTTGGCAAAGGACGCACCGCTGCGATGCCGATTGGTGATTTGTGGCGCTGGTCGATGCGACGCAGACAAGATCAACGAGATGACCCGGCGCAAACTTGGCGTCAACTTGCGCATTGGTTGGTCGGTGATGTACCGCGCCGAGTCGAGGCGACCGTGAAGGTCAATCCCGATCCCAGCCAACCCGCCGATGTGATCGTGACCGTGCGAGATGAAGGCTACTTGCCGATGGACAACGCGAAAGTGACGTTGAAGGTCACGCCGCTCGGTGGTGAGGCTTTCGAGATGATTGCTGACGCGGACGATTCGGAGGCTGGCGTCTACAAAGCCAATTACTGGTCAAAGGAACCGCAAGCCTATCGTGTCGATGCGACGGTCAGGGCGGCCGATGGAAGCCGTGTCGGAACGGCTGCGACCGGATGGACCGCTCAGCCGGATGCGGCGGAGTGGAAAGAACTACGAATCCATCGCGAACGGCTCGAACAAATTGCCAGCGACACCGGCGGCGAAGTTGTCAATGACGATCAATTGGACGCGTTTGTCAACGATTTACCTAATCGAAAAATGCCGGTCAACGAAACCTGGGTGTACCCTTTGTGGCATCGCGGTTGGGTCATGATGTTGGCCATGCTCTGTTTGTGTAGCGAGTGGGGACTGCGGCGATGGAAGGGATTAGCATGATACGTTCATTCCGATGGGCTCACTTGGCTTTGGTCCTCTTCCTTTCCGCAGCCAGCGACCTGAGTGGTGCAGATACAACCACACCGGCTGACGTCGAGTTGATTGTCGTTGTCGGTGCCGACGGAACCGACCAGTATGGCGAGCAATTTCGTGATTGGGTTGGCCAATGGACGCAAGTCGCGACCAGGGTGTCCGCCCAGTTGACGACCATCGGCCAAGCCACGCAGGACGACCCCAGCGATCGCCAGCGTCTGAAAGCTGCATTGGAAGCACTGGATCCAAGCTCGGAAATCCCCATCTGGATCGTGCTGATTGGCCATGGAACGTTTGCTGGAAACGAGGCGAAGTTTAACCTACGAGGGCCCGATGTTTCGGCAACGGAGATGGCCGATTGGGTCAAGCGGTTTGATCGTCCCATGGTGATCGTCAACTGCACTTCTTCGAGCGGCCCGTTTATCAACCAATTGTCGGGTCCCAAACGTGTCATCGTGACGGCGACCAAAAGTGGCAGCGAACAAAACTTTGCTCGTTTTGGTCAATACTTTGCTGAGGCGGTCACGTCGGCGGATTCGGACCTGGACCATGATCATGAAGTATCCGTTCATGAAGCCTTTTTACGAGCAAGTGCGGACGTCGAAGCCTTCTATGACTCGGCCGCACGAATCAGCACCGAACATGCTCTGATCGATGATAACGGCGACGGCCTCGGGACCCCTGCGACAAGGTTTCGTGGCGTACGACCCATCCCATCCGCAAACGATAAGGAAAAATTGGATGGAAAAGTCGCGTCGCGAATGACGTTATCGCCCAGCGCCAATGCCTTGCGACTGTCCGCGGAAGCGGCAGAAGAACGAAACCAGATCGAAAACCAGCTTGATCAATTGCGTTTAGCGAAGGAATCGATGTCATTGGATGATTATTTGAGTAAAATCGAACCCTTGATGATTCGATTGGCAATCATCTACCAAGCCGCCGAAGGCGGCACTCACAACCATCTGAGAGAGTGATCCATGAACTACAAATTCGTTCTGGTCGACACAACGACGGGAAAAGACGTCGCCGAATGGATCCTACCGCCGCCCGTCACGGTTGGACGTTGCTCGACGACGGAAGTCACCTTAGGCGACGTTTCGATCAGTCGTCGACATTGCCAGTTTTTCCTCGATCCCTACGGTTCACTGGTCGTGCGTGATCTGGCATCCAAGAACGGCATCTATGTTGACGAGCGTCGCGTTGACAAAGCGGTTGTCATTCCAGGGACGGAAGTTCGTATTGGCAAAGTCACCATGCGAGTGGAATTGACCGATGAGGAAATGGACAGCGGACCGGAACCAGCCGACATTCTCGATCTCGACGAAACGCAACCCATGAAAATAATCGAAATCGACCCCGAGTTTTCCTGAACCTTACTCTTGTTCGACCACTAACTTTTCAACACGATCATCTGCCATCATCAAAAGCTGAGGGATTTCGACGTAGCGGCTGACGTTGAGTAAATCGGGGGCATCACGGTTCGACATCGGAAGATCGCGAAGTTCAAGGTTGCGGATTCCATCCACGAATAGCGATGCGTACAGCGCCCAAACCGCTGACTCACCACGACCGACAAGATCCCGTTGCCCGCCGCCCAGTGACTGAACTTGTGACGCGGCGCGCAAGGCTTGACAAACATCAAAAATCTGCATTCCCGCAACGGTTTGACCAAGCAGCATGAAGCGACGACGAATGTGAATTCGTTCCTTTTCATCGCGCGTCCATTGCGTCGGTCCGACACCGCGTGGAGCTATCATCACGATCGACTTGCCCTGCATCGTCTGCGCCAAGGCCTGCCACGCCTTCGCGTCCGGTGCAGCGGTGACTACCTGATTGGGAAAAACGTGTGCCAAGGCCGGCGCGACTTCGTCCCAACCCTTCGAATCCAACACGCGGACTTCGACCGCTGGCCGTTGAGGCACACGCGGCGGATCAGGCGGGATGGACTCCAGCACATACATCGTTAACCGATACGGCGTCTGCGCCGTGTAGTCGATCGCACGAAGGTGGAAAGCATCCTGGTCCACTTCGGACAGGACTTGGATCTCGACCGGTTCCGATGGCTCAGGCCAACCCCGGAAACACTTCTCGCGTAGGTCGCCCGTCCACCGAGCGAAGGCATCTTGCCGTTCGGCTTTCCCCCGCGGCAACTCATCCATCAAGACCTTTGGCACGAACGTTTCCTGAATCGTTGTCACCACCTCGTCCGCTGGCAGCTCCTCGAAAACTCGAAGCTGCTGTGTTTCGAAAAAGGGTATCGCAGTTGTTTCAATCAGCGATTCATCTTGTTTCAAGTGTCGATTGAACCAACGAAATGCGTGTACTCGTAATTCTTGCGTGTCTTGATGCGGCCCCTCGGTGATCTGCAACCCAAGGTTCGCTTCAGCACCATAAAGTTTGTAGATCTGACGGACCTTTAAGTGGACGTCGACCACACCGTCAAGCGGAAAGATCTCGTCTTTGTCGGTATTCGAAATCAACAAGGGCCGCGGAGCAACGAGGGCCGCCACCATGGGATAGTCCCAGCGATAGGTGTTGACCATGAACATGCAGTCACAATGCCCTTCCACACAGCCATCGACAACATGGTTTTTCAAACTGGTGATGCCCGCAACCGGAACGGCAACCTTGATCCGTTCATCCAAAGCAGCAGCCCACCACGAATAAGCACCGCCACCGCTACGCCCGGTCATGCCAATCCGATCCGGGTCGACCTCGTCACGAGATTGCAAGTAATCGATCGCTCGGATTGAATTCCAAGCCTCGACACCCGCCGGCGTGTACCCACGGTTATTCCACCACCACAGATTGTGCCGGTACGTTCCATGATGCAAGCCTTCGATTTCACCGAGTTGAATCGTGTCGATCATCAAGCAGACGTAGCCATTGCGTGCGAACCAGGCGCCATGATGTTGATAGTGCGTCTTATTACCAAGACTCACCCCGTCCTTCTGTTCGCGACCGTGACCACAAACATACAGAATTGCTGGCAACGACCCACTCCGCTCGGACGGACGATACAGATTTGCGGTCACGTACAGACCAGGCGACGATTGAAAATGGAGTCGCTCAACGACAAACCCCTCCCCTTCAAGAGTGCCCGTGACCACGGGGTGGAGTTCCGTTCGCTCAGGCATGGGAAAGAGGCCCAGCATTTCTTCAAGCTCACGGCGATACCGATCACGTCGGCTTGTCCAATCTTCAAGTGTCTCGATCCCCGCAAACGCGCCGTCGGTCAACTTTGCCGTTTCGCTCGAAAAATACTCGGCAACCAAGCGGTCACCCTGCTCGGTCGACGAAACCGCATCGGTCGCCTGGACGCTTTGTGGTTGCAACAGAACCAACAAAAGGACGAAAACAACGTGACTTCGATACATGCGAGTACTCCCTCTCACCAACGTTGCGATGAACCGTGTCTACCCCATGCGACCCTTTCAGGATCCTTCATTGAGGGGAGTGTTCCCCCGAGACATGCGTGATTTCGATCCAATTCACGGTAGCCCAGCGATTGGAATCGGATTCACCTTGATAGAACTGCAAACTAACGTAGGGCGTTTCCGGCGCATCGATCTTGGGTAACGTGCAGTGCCCCGCTTCGACCCAATTCGTCGAACCGAGCCGTCGATAGTCGCCATGGATCTCGTTGCCATGGACCGAGAGCCGAAGTTGGACAGCAGGGTCCGCGTAGGGAATGATCGCCAGTGTCTTGGTCTTGTCCCTTTCCTCGCGGCCCATGACGATATTGGTTTCGCCGTGCTCAATTTCGAGTCCGATTTTCACCATCGCACGGTCGCTGTAATACCAAACCAAATCCGCTTGTTCCCAGCGTTTCTCGGGCTTGTGCGATAACTCGGCACAGACCTGGACCGCGTCATCCCAACCATCGGGGACGCGTCGCAACAGGACATTCTTGGCATCGTTCGCGCCACCCCACATGTTCCCCGGTTCGATCAAGACCTTCAATCCCTCGTCCGAGACACGCCACCCGGCCTTGTTCTCTCGAAGCCATTGCCAATCGCTCCCCAAAGCATCACGAAAATCATCTCGAAAGGTTGCGTCGGACCGATCCGCAGGCGACATCGCCGCGGCCGGCTGGCCCAGAGGCGCGGCCGGCTGGCCCAAGAGCGCGGTCGGCTGGCCCACAAGGTGGGTTGCGACCACAAAACGGATCGCCGCCAATAGCAAGAAACGCTGAATCATCGGAATCCCCACCTTACAAGCGGCGCATGATATCGTTGGCAAAGACAACCACCATCAGCAACAAGATCGTTAACACACCGGCCATGGTCAGCCGCATCTCAAGT contains:
- a CDS encoding DUF4175 family protein, with amino-acid sequence MSDALRHRIDQVTDRFRKRCFGWSAAVIAMAVAVVGAMLLPAARSGQISGSNSAIALAAIGMLGLLLAYVLSRRSYTNERGIATRIENQFPSLQQRLLTAVTLANQTEPLGFLQRQVVREAYDHSRIYRWPDTVPSGQLVMSRLLGASATVMMGAVLATLFISQGLTRDAGASSKRIMPLNVTVEPGNTEIERGSSLVITARFEGLRSGAERGSSGKGQSRQGDEVAPTDGELLLTAKDGTQRRLTMTQNLNDPILAAFIAAVDAPLDYRITTPVWTSDTYSVDVFDFPAVLRSDADLEFPDYTGLPARHIEDTVRVAAVEGTQLTWTCFLNKSVRTAELIAEDGVTLPLVATEDTTNTWSVGFTMDETRRFKVRLIDDAGRENKYPPQWVATVLPNQAPELKLKQAGDATVSPLEEFPIVVETSDDFGVQRAGLSYTFAGQNEEIILKRDVPRGATETIEHLVEFEKLKAEPDQLFAYHFWAEDIGPDGQPRRTQSDMYFAEVRPFEQIFREGEPPPNGPPSAQQSPNGQEAEELAELQKEVMNATWRVIRDETENQLGEGAGESVALLVEGQREALGLLEDLASKLSDAKSIAIADSIRSQMSEAVTQLEIALGDNKTSPLQQALSAEQASYSGLLKLRAREFEVTRSQRQNQSSSSSASQKRRQQQLDDLELEQNENRYETQNQAEANDPQEQAERENRQILSRLKELARRQEDLNEQLAQLQSALEQAKTPEQKEQVQRQLQRLREQQQDMLRETDELSERMQQPENQAAMQQANQQLQETRENVRQAAEALEQNDASKALTSGKRAEREFEQMRDEFRRQSAGQFNDAVRQMRDQVQQLDEKQRALSEAMTESEQQPTPGLREGESRQEIEAKIAEQRKRLSELQQQMQTTVEEAEDAEPLLAEKLYDSFRQSEQRQIDRRLGQTNELLRRGYAAQAQETEQMAAEGIEGLREDLEAAATAVLGDETEGLRRSLGELEQLTRDLEKEMESARSSPSNDPSNPNPQSNQADEPQQGRSPQQGSSGESGERSEDDSQSTESQNAGQSQGDPRSEGDQRPPTTPGNGPSQQPGDGSQPSDGGQPTSERQQQQQSQSQQSGTRSGGLSQFAADSPNESASGSPLTGDGFREWTDRLRDVEEMLDSPELRSRANRIRDRARDVRVDLQRKSKNPQWDLVDEMIAEPLRELRRDVQEELMRRSAEKNSLVPIDRDPVPDQYSDAVRRYYENLGSGR
- a CDS encoding glutamine amidotransferase, with translation MIATIEMLADIFWGSADWMIPVIGVAVVLTALTIWNYSRNRPVGVVGMLAAISKILAIALIAVCLLEPMQNGTRPRPKSNVFPIIVDNSQSMQLKPNDASESRGERAQRLLTSGNTWVDRLEQDFDVRRYSFDSRLKSISSGSFDLPLDGYATSLSASIEALGLRFASRPVGGVLLFTDGNVTDTPTADFDWSKLGFPVYPVLPRRESDIRDVRITDVSVRQTDFESAPMTLRVQVESVAMGSTQLIVQLREIGSGTLIEEQSVVPEASGQPVEVTFRFRPKSSGVLFYRAVVFTEADREAVEATTATSLPRTTTEATLVNNERIITVDRKSGPYRILYVAGRPNWEFKFLRRALSEDAEIQLVGLMRIAKKELKFSFRDQGVSRSNPLFQGLGDDQEEIAEQYDEAVMIRLGVKESEELSDGFPEAADELFAYQAVILDDIESDFFSQDQLLLLREFVGSRGGGLLMLGGQESFAGKAFADSPLGDLSAVYAARGDNESRPGAYRIEITREGMLQPWVRLRDKEEAEQDRLKAMPPFTTLNAVGDPKPGASTLAVVPLAGRKSAPALVTQRFGKGRTAAMPIGDLWRWSMRRRQDQRDDPAQTWRQLAHWLVGDVPRRVEATVKVNPDPSQPADVIVTVRDEGYLPMDNAKVTLKVTPLGGEAFEMIADADDSEAGVYKANYWSKEPQAYRVDATVRAADGSRVGTAATGWTAQPDAAEWKELRIHRERLEQIASDTGGEVVNDDQLDAFVNDLPNRKMPVNETWVYPLWHRGWVMMLAMLCLCSEWGLRRWKGLA
- a CDS encoding FHA domain-containing protein, whose product is MNYKFVLVDTTTGKDVAEWILPPPVTVGRCSTTEVTLGDVSISRRHCQFFLDPYGSLVVRDLASKNGIYVDERRVDKAVVIPGTEVRIGKVTMRVELTDEEMDSGPEPADILDLDETQPMKIIEIDPEFS
- a CDS encoding alpha/beta hydrolase family protein; this encodes MYRSHVVFVLLLVLLQPQSVQATDAVSSTEQGDRLVAEYFSSETAKLTDGAFAGIETLEDWTSRRDRYRRELEEMLGLFPMPERTELHPVVTGTLEGEGFVVERLHFQSSPGLYVTANLYRPSERSGSLPAILYVCGHGREQKDGVSLGNKTHYQHHGAWFARNGYVCLMIDTIQLGEIEGLHHGTYRHNLWWWNNRGYTPAGVEAWNSIRAIDYLQSRDEVDPDRIGMTGRSGGGAYSWWAAALDERIKVAVPVAGITSLKNHVVDGCVEGHCDCMFMVNTYRWDYPMVAALVAPRPLLISNTDKDEIFPLDGVVDVHLKVRQIYKLYGAEANLGLQITEGPHQDTQELRVHAFRWFNRHLKQDESLIETTAIPFFETQQLRVFEELPADEVVTTIQETFVPKVLMDELPRGKAERQDAFARWTGDLREKCFRGWPEPSEPVEIQVLSEVDQDAFHLRAIDYTAQTPYRLTMYVLESIPPDPPRVPQRPAVEVRVLDSKGWDEVAPALAHVFPNQVVTAAPDAKAWQALAQTMQGKSIVMIAPRGVGPTQWTRDEKERIHIRRRFMLLGQTVAGMQIFDVCQALRAASQVQSLGGGQRDLVGRGESAVWALYASLFVDGIRNLELRDLPMSNRDAPDLLNVSRYVEIPQLLMMADDRVEKLVVEQE
- a CDS encoding beta-xylosidase family glycoside hydrolase, translated to MIQRFLLLAAIRFVVATHLVGQPTALLGQPAAPLGQPAAAMSPADRSDATFRDDFRDALGSDWQWLRENKAGWRVSDEGLKVLIEPGNMWGGANDAKNVLLRRVPDGWDDAVQVCAELSHKPEKRWEQADLVWYYSDRAMVKIGLEIEHGETNIVMGREERDKTKTLAIIPYADPAVQLRLSVHGNEIHGDYRRLGSTNWVEAGHCTLPKIDAPETPYVSLQFYQGESDSNRWATVNWIEITHVSGEHSPQ